The following coding sequences are from one Ovis canadensis isolate MfBH-ARS-UI-01 breed Bighorn chromosome 7, ARS-UI_OviCan_v2, whole genome shotgun sequence window:
- the APC gene encoding adenomatous polyposis coli protein isoform X8, producing the protein MAAASYDQLLKQVEALKMENSNLRQELEDNSNHLTKLETEASNMKEVLKQLQGSIEDEAMASSGQIDLLERLKELNLDSSNFPGVKLRSKMSLRSYGSREGSVSSRSGECSPVPMGSFPRRGFVNGSRENTGYLEELEKERSLLLADLDKEEKEKDWYYAQLQNLTKRIDSLPLTENFSLQTDMTRRQLEYEARQIRVAMEEQLGTCQDMEKRAQRRITRIQQIEKDILRIRQLLQSQATEAERSSQSKHEAGSREAERQNEGQGAAETSMAASGSGQGSTTRIDHETASVLSSSSTHSAPRRLTSHLGTKLLHGNDKDSVLLGNSRGSKEARARASAALHSIVHSQPDDKRGRREIRVLHLLEQIRAYCEACWEWQEAHEQGLDQDRNPMPAPVEHQICPAVCVLMKLSFDEEHRHAMNELGGLQAIAELLQVDCEMYGLTNDHYSITLRRYAGMALTNLTFGDVANKATLCSMKGCMRALVAQLQSESEDLQQVIASVLRNLSWRADVNSKKTLREVGSVKALMECALEVKKESTLKSVLSALWNLSAHCTENKADICAVDGALAFLVGTLTYRSQTNTLAIIESGGGILRNVSSLIATNEDHRQILRENNCLQTLLQHLKSHSLTIVSNACGTLWNLSARNPKDQEALWDMGAVSMLKNLIHSKHKMIAMGSAAALRNLMANRPAKYKDANIMSPGSSLPSLHVRKQKALEAELDAQHLSETFDNIDNLSPKASHRSKQRHKQNLYGDYVFDTNRHDDNRSDNFNTGNMTVLSPYLNTTILPSSSSSRGSLDSSRSEKDRSLERERGISLGNYHPATENPGTSSKRGLQIPTTAAQIAKVMEEVSAIHTSQEDRSSGSTTELHCGTDERNALRRSSTTHTHANTYNFTKSENSNRTCPIPYAKVEYKRSSNDSLNSVSSSDGYGKRGQMKPSIESYSEDDESKFCSYGQYPADLAHKIHSANHMDDNDGELDTPINYSLKYSDEQLNSGRQSPSQNERWARPKHILEDEIKPNEQRQSRSQSTAYPVYPESSDDKHLKFQPHFGQQECVSPYRSRAANGSETNRVGSNHGISQNVTQSLCQEDDYEDDKPTNYSERYSEEGQHEEEERPTNYSIKYSEEKHHVDQPIDYSLKYTTDIPSSQKPAFSFSKNSSGQSTKTEHISSSSENTSTTSSNAKRQNQLHPSSAQSRSGQTPKATSSSCKVPSINQETIQTYCVEDTPICFSRCSSLSSLSSAEDEVGCDQTTQEAESANTLQIAEIKDNSGPRSNEDSVSKVPTVSQHIRTKSSRLQASGLSSESARHKAVEFSSGAKSPSKSGAQTPKSPPEHYVQETPLMFSRCTSVSSLDSFESRSIASSVQSEPCSGMVSGIISPSDLPDSPGQTMPPSRSKTPPPPPPPPPPQTVQTKQEVPKNKAPSAEKRESGPKQAAVNAAVQRVQVLPDADTLLHFATESTPDGFSCSSSLSALSLDEPFIQKDVELRIMPPVQENDNGNETESEQPEESNENQEKEAEKPTDSEKDLLDESDDDDIEILEECIISAMPTKSSRKAKKPAQTTSKLPPPVARKPSQLPVYKLLPSQNRLQAQKHVSFTPGDDMPRVYCVEGTPINFSTATSLSDLTIESPPNELAAGEGVRAGAQSSEFEKRDTIPTEGRSTDEAQRGNASSVTVPELDDNKTEEGDILAECINSAMPKGKSHKPFRVKKIMDQVQQASMSSSGTNKNQLDGKTKKPTSPVKPIPQSTEYRTRVRKNTDSKNNLNAERNFSENKDSKKQHLKNNSKDLNDKLPNNEDGVRGSFTFDSPHHYTPIEGTPYCFSRNDSLSSLDFDDDDVDLSREKAELRKGKENKESEAKVTNHTELTSNQQSASKTPAVTKQPITRGQSKPVLQKQSTFPQSSKDMPDRGAATDEKLQNFAIENTPVCFSRNSSLSSLSDIDQENNNNKENEPIKETEPPASQGEPGKPQASGYAPKSFHVEDTPVCFSRNSSLSSLSIDSEDDLLQECISSAMPKKKKPSRLKPDNEKHSPRNMSGILAEDLTLDLKDIQRPDSEHGLSPDSENFDWKAIQEGANSIVSSLHQAAAAACLSRQASSDSDSILSLKSGISLGSPFHLTPDQEEKPFMNNKGPRILKPGEKSTLETKKIESENKGIKGGKKVYKSLITGKVRSNSEISSQMKQPLPTNMPSISRGRTMIHIPGVRNSSSSTSPVSKKGPPLKTPASKSPSEGQPATTSPRGTKPSVKSELSPVTRQASQTAASNKGPSRSGSRDSTPSRPAQQPLSRPMQSPGRNSISPGRNGISPPNKLSQLPRTSSPSTASTKSSGSGKMSYTSPGRQMSQQNLTKQTGLSKNGSGIPRSESASKGLNQMSSNNGANKKVELSRMSSTKSSGSESDRSERPVLVRQSTFIKEAPSPTLRRKLEESASFESLSPSSRPDSPTRSQAHTPVLSPSLPDMSLPTHSSVQSGGWRKLPPNLSPTIEYNDGRPVKRHDIARSHSESPSRLPINRSGTWKREHSKHSSSLPRVSTWRRTGSSSSILSASSESSEKAKSEDEKQVNSISGSKQTKENQVSTKGTWRKIKESEISPTNSTSQTTSSGAANGAESKTLIYQMAPAVSKTEDVWVRIEDCPINNPRSGRSPTGNSPPVIDTVSEKGSPNPKDSKDNQGKQNVSNGSAPTRTMGLENRLNSFIQVDPPDQKGTETKPGQSNNPVPTSETNESSIAERTPFSSSSSSKHSSPSGTVAARVSPFNYNPSPRKSSTDGTSARPSQIPTPVSNNTKKRDSKPDSTEPSGTQSPKRHSGSYLVTSV; encoded by the exons GGTTCAACGACACGAATAGACCATGAAACAGCCAGTGTTTTGAGTTCTAGTAGCACACACTCTGCTCCTCGAAGGCTGACGAGTCATCTGGGAACCAAG CTTTTACATGGCAATGACAAGGACTCTGTGCTGCTGGGAAATTCCCGGGGCAGTAAGGAGGCTCGGGCCAGGGCCAGCGCAGCGCTCCACAGCATCGTCCACTCACAGCCCGATGACAAGAGGGGCAGGCGTGAGATCCGAGTCCTCCATCTTTTGGAGCAGATACGCGCGTACTGCGAAGCCTGCTGGGAGTGGCAGGAAGCCCACGAGCAAGGCCTGGACCAGGACAGAAATCCAA tgccaGCTCCTGTTGAACATCAGATCTGTCCTGCTGTGTGTGTTCTAATGAAACTTTCGTTTGATGAAGAGCATAGACATGCAATGAATGAACTTG GGGGACTACAGGCCATTGCAGAATTATTGCAAGTGGACTGTGAAATGTATGGGCTTACTAATGACCACTACAGTATTACTTTAAGACGATATGCAGGAATGGCTTTGACAAACTTGACTTTCGGAGATGTAGCTAACAAG GCTACTCTCTGCTCTATGAAAGGCTGCATGAGAGCGCTCGTGGCTCAGCTCCAGTCCGAGAGTGAGGACTTGCAGCAG GTTATTGCGAGTGTTTTGAGGAATCTGTCTTGGAGAGCAGATGTAAATAGTAAAAAGACTTTGCGTGAAGTTGGAAGTGTGAAAGCACTGATGGAATGTGCTTTGGAAGTGAAAAAG GAGTCAACCCTCAAGAGTGTTTTGAGTGCCTTATGGAACCTGTCGGCACACTGCACTGAGAATAAAGCCGACATATGTGCTGTAGACGGCGCACTTGCGTTTCTGGTTGGCACTCTCACTTATCGCAGCCAGACCAACACTTTAGCCATCATTGAAAGTGGAGGTGGCATCTTACGGAACGTATCCAGCTTGATAGCTACAAATGAGGACCACAG gCAAATCCTAAGAGAGAATAATTGCTTACAGACCTTATTACAACACTTGAAATCTCACAGTTTGACAATAGTCAGTAATGCATGCGGAACCTTGTGGAATCTCTCAGCAAGAAACCCTAAAGACCAGGAAGCATTGTGGGACATGGGAGCGGTCAGCATGCTCAAGAACCTCATTCATTCAAAGCACAAGATGATTGCTATGGGAAGTGCTGCAGCTTTAAGGaatctcatggcaaatagacctGCAAAGTATAAAGATGCCAATATCATGTCTCCTGGTTCAAGTCTGCCTTCTCTTCATGTCAGGAAACAAAAGGCCCTGGAAGCAGAATTAGATGCTCAGCATTTATCAGAAACTTTTGACAATATTGACAATTTAAGTCCCAAAGCATCTCATCGTAGTAAGCAGAGACACAAGCAAAATCTCTATGGTGACTATGTTTTTGACACCAATCGACATGATGATAACAGGTCAGACAATTTTAATACTGGAAACATGACTGTCCTATCACCATACTTAAATACCACAATATTGCCCAGCTCTTCTTCATCAAGGGGAAGTTTAGATAGCTCTCGTTCTGAGAAAGATCGAAGTTTGGAGAGAGAACGAGGTATTAGCCTAGGCAACTATCACCCAGCAACAGAAAATCCAGGAACCTCTTCAAAGCGAGGTTTGCAGATTCCTACCACTGCAGCCCAGATTGCCAAAGTCATGGAAGAAGTATCAGCTATTCATACGTCCCAGGAAGACAGAAGTTCTGGGTCTACCACAGAACTACACTGTGGGACAGATGAGAGGAATGCACTCAGAAGAAGCTCTACCacccacacacatgcaaacacttACAACTTTACCAagtcagaaaactcaaacagaaCATGTCCAATACCATATGCCAAAGTGGAATATAAGAGATCTTCAAATGATAGTTTAAACAGTGTCAGCAGTAGTGACGGTTATGGTAAAAGAGGTCAGATGAAACCTTCAATTGAATCCTATTCTGAAGATGATGAAAGTAAATTTTGCAGCTATGGTCAGTATCCAGCTGACCTAGCCCATAAAATACATAGTGCAAATCATATGGATGATAATGATGGAGAGCTAGATACACCGATTAATTATAGTCTTAAATATTCTGATGAACAGTTGAACTCTGGGAGGCAGAGCCCTTCACAGAATGAAAGATGGGCAAGACCCAAACATATCCTAGAAGATGAAATAAAACCGAATGAGCAGAGACAATCAAGGAGTCAAAGCACAGCTTATCCTGTATATCCTGAGAGCAGTGATGATAAACATCTCAAGTTCCAACCACACTTTGGGCAGCAGGAATGTGTTTCCCCATACAGGTCAAGAGCAGCCAATGGATCTGAAACAAATCGAGTAGGCTCTAACCATGGAATTAGTCAAAATGTGACCCAGTCTTTGTGTCAAGAAGATGACTATGAAGATGATAAACCAACCAACTATAGTGAACGTTACTCTGAGGAAGGGCAGCATGAGGAAGAAGAGAGACCAACCAATTATAGCATAAAATACAGTGAAGAAAAACATCACGTGGATCAGCCTATTGATTATAGTTTAAAATACACCACAGACATTCCTTCTTCACAGAAACCAGCATTTTCATTCTCAAAGAATTCATCTGGACAGAGCACAAAAACTGAACACATCTCTTCAAGCAGCGAGAATACGTCCACAACTTCATCTAATGCCAAGAGGCAGAATCAGCTGCATCCAAGCTCAGCACAAAGCAGAAGTGGGCAGACCCCAAAAGCCACCTCTTCCTCTTGCAAAGTCCCCTCTATCAACCAAGAAACAATACAGACTTACTGTGTAGAAGATACCCCAATATGCTTTTCAAGATGCAGTTCATTATCATCTTTGTCATCTGCTGAAGATGAAGTAGGGTGTGATCAGACAACGCAGGAAGCAGAGTCCGCTAACACTCTGCAGATAGCCGAAATCAAGGACAACAGCGGACCTAGGTCAAATGAAGATTCTGTGAGTAAAGTTCCAACAGTGTCGCAGCACATTAGAACCAAATCCAGCAGACTCCAGGCTTCTGGTCTGTCTTCAGAGTCAGCCAGGCACAAAGCTGTTGAATTTTCTTCAGGGGCCAAATCTCCTTCCAAGAGTGGTGCTCAGACACCCAAAAGTCCGCCAGAGCACTACGTTCAGGAGACCCCACTCATGTTCAGCAGATGTACTTCGGTCAGTTCACTTGATAGTTTTGAGAGTCGCTCGATTGCCAGCTCTGTTCAGAGTGAACCCTGCAGTGGAATGGTAAGTGGCATTATAAGCCCCAGTGACCTCCCAGATAGCCCTGGACAAACCATGCCACCAAGCAGAAGTAaaacccctcctcctcctccacctcctcctcctcctcagacaGTTCAAACGAAGCAGGAAGTACCTAAAAATAAAGCACCTAGTGctgaaaagagagaaagtggACCTAAGCAAGCTGCGGTAAATGCTGCAGTACAAAGGGTCCAGGTTCTTCCAGATGCTGATACTCTGTTACATTTTGCCACAGAGAGTACTCCTGATGGATTTTCTTGTTCGTCTAGCCTGAGTGCACTGAGCCTTGATGAGCCATTTATTCAGAAAGATGTGGAACTAAGAATAATGCCTCCAGTTCAGGAAAATGACAACGGGAATGAAACAGAAAGTGAGCAGCCTGAAGAATCAAatgaaaaccaagaaaaagaggcagaaaaaccCACTGATTCTGAAAAAGATCTTTTAGATGAGTCAGATGATGATGATATTGAAATACTAGAAGAGTGTATAATTTCTGCCATGCCAACAAAATCTTCACGCAAAGCCAAAAAACCAGCCCAGACTACTTCGAAATTACCTCCACCTGTGGCAAGGAAACCAAGTCAGCTCCCTGTATACAAACTTCTGCCATCACAGAACAGGTTACAGGCACAAAAGCATGTTAGTTTTACACCAGGAGATGATATGCCACGGGTGTATTGTGTAGAAGGAACACCTATAAACTTTTCCACAGCTACATCTCTGAGTGATCTAACGATAGAATCCCCTCCAAATGAGTtagctgctggagaaggggttaGAGCAGGGGCACAGTCAAGTGAATTTGAAAAACGAGATACCATTCCTACCGAAGGCAGAAGTACAGATGAGGCTCAAAGAGGGAATGCCTCGTCTGTCACTGTACCTGAACTGGATGACAATAAAACAGAAGAAGGTGATATTCTTGCAGAATGCATTAATTCTGCTATGCCCAAAGGAAAAAGTCACAAGCCTTTCCGTGTGAAAAAGATTATGGACCAGGTCCAACAAGCATCTATGTCTTCATCTGGAACTAACAAAAACCAATTAGATGGTAAGACAAAGAAACCGACTTCACCAGTAAAACCTATACCACAAAGTACTGAATACAGGACACGTGTAAGAAAAAATACAGactcaaaaaataatttaaatgccgAAAGAAatttctcagaaaacaaagactcaAAGAAACAGCACTTGAAAAATAACTCCAAGGACCTCAATGATAAACTGCCAAATAATGAAGACGGAGTCAGAGGAAGTTTTACTTTTGATTCACCTCATCACTACACACCCATTGAAGgcactccatactgtttttcacgaAATGACTCTTTGAGTTCTCTAGATTTTGACGATGATGATGTTGACCTTTCCAGGGAAAAGGCTGAATTAAGAAaggggaaggaaaataaagaatcaGAAGCTAAAGTGACCAACCACACAGAACTAACCTCAAACCAACAATCAGCTAGTAAGACACCAGCTGTTACAAAGCAGCCAATAACCAGAGGTCAGTCTAAACCCGTGCTGCAGAAGCAGTCCACTTTTCCCCAGTCTTCCAAAGATATGCCAGACAGAGGGGCAGCAACAGATGAGAAATTACAGAATTTCGCGATTGAAAATACTCCAGTTTGCTTTTCTCGAAATTCCTCTCTAAGCTCTCTTAGTGACATTGatcaagaaaacaacaacaacaaggaaaatgAACCTATCAAAGAGACAGAGCCCCCTGCCTCACAGGGAGAACCAGGTAAACCCCAGGCCTCAGGTTATGCTCCTAAATCATTTCACGTGGAAGACACCCCTGTttgtttctcaagaaacagtTCTCTCAGTTCTCTCAGCATTGATTCTGAAGATGACCTGTTGCAGGAATGTATAAGTTCTGCAATGCcgaaaaagaaaaagccttcaAGGCTCAAGCCTGATAATGAAAAGCATAGTCCCAGAAATATGAGTGGCATATTAGCGGAAGATTTGACACTCGATTTGAAAGATATACAGAGACCAGATTCAGAACATGGTTTATCCCCAGATTCAGAAAATTTTGATTGGAAAGCTATTCAGGAAGGTGCAAATTCCATAGTAAGTAGTTTacatcaagctgctgctgctgcatgttTATCTCGACAAGCTTCATCTGATTCAGATTCCATCCTTTCACTGAAATCGGGCATCTCTCTGGGATCACCATTTCATCTTACACCTGATCAAGAAGAAAAACCCTTTATGAATAATAAAGGCCCACGAATTCTAAAACCTGGGGAGAAAAGTACATTGGAAACTAAAAAAATAGAATctgaaaataaaggaataaaaggagGCAAAAAGGTTTATAAAAGTTTGATTACTGGAAAAGTTCGATCTAATTCGGAAATTTCGAGCCAAATGAAACAACCCCTTCCAACAAACATGCCTTCAATCTCTCGAGGTAGGACAATGATTCATATTCCAGGAGTTCGGAATAGCTCTTCAAGTACAAGCCCAGTTTCTAAAAAAGGCCCACCCCTCAAGACTCCAGCCTCCAAAAGCCCTAGTGAAGGTCAGCCGGCTACCACCTCTCCCAGAGGAACCAAGCCATCAGTGAAGTCAGAATTAAGCCCTGTTACAAGGCAGGCATCCCAGACAGCGGCATCAAACAAAGGACCTTCTAGATCAGGATCTAGAGATTCCACTCCTTCAAGACCCGCCCAGCAACCATTAAGTAGACCAATGCAGTCTCCAGGGCGAAACTCAATCTCTCCTGGTAGAAATGGAATAAGTCCCCCTAACAAATTATCTCAACTACCAAGGACGTCATCCCCTAGTACTGCTTCAACTAAGTCCTCAGGTTCTGGGAAAATGTCTTACACATCTCCTGGCAGACAGATGAGCCAGCAGAACCTCACCAAACAAACGGGCTTATCCAAGAATGGCAGTGGTATCCCAAGGAGTGAATCTGCCTCCAAAGGGCTAAATCAAATGAGTAGTAATAATGGAGCCAATAAAAAAGTAGAACTTTCCAGAATGTCTTCAACAAAGTCAAGTGGAAGTGAATCCGATAGGTCAGAGAGACCTGTATTAGTACGCCAATCAACTTTCATCAAAGAAGCTCCAAGCCCAACCCTAAGGAGAAAACTGGAGGAATCTGCTTCATTTGaatctctttctccatcttctaGGCCCGATTCTCCCACACGGTCCCAGGCACACACTCCAGTTTTAAGTCCTTCCCTTCCTGATATGTCTCTACCTACACATTCGTCTGTTCAGTCTGGTGGATGGCGAAAACTCCCACCTAACCTCAGTCCCACCATAGAGTACAACGATGGAAGACCAGTAAAGCGCCATGATATAGCGCGCTCTCATTCCGAAAGTCCTTCCAGACTTCCCATCAATAGGTCAGGGACCTGGAAACGTGAGCACAGCAAACACTCATCATCACTTCCTCGAGTAAGCACTTGGAGAAGAACTGGAAGTTCATCCTCAATTCTTTCTGCTTCATCAGAATctagtgaaaaggcaaaaagtgagGATGAAAAACAAGTGAACTCTATTTCAGGAAGCAAACAAACTAAAGAAAACCAGGTATCCACAAAAGGaacatggagaaaaataaaagaaagtgaaatttctCCCACAAATAGTACGTCTCAGACCACTTCTTCAGGTGCTGCAAATGGTGCTGAATCAAAAACTCTGATTTATCAAATGGCACCTGCTGTTTCTAAAACAGAGGATGTTTGGGTGAGAATTGAGGATTGCCCCATTAACAACCCTAGATCTGGAAGATCTCCAACAGGAAATTCTCCCCCCGTGATTGACACTGTTTCAgaaaagggaagcccaaacccTAAAGATTCAAAAGATAATCAGGGAAAACAAAATGTGAGCAATGGTAGTGCCCCTACACGCACCATGGGTCTGGAAAACCGCCTGAATTCCTTTATTCAGGTAGATCCCCCAGACCAAAAAGGAACTGAGACAAAACCGGGACAAAGTAATAACCCTGTCCCTACATCCGAGACTAATGAAAGTTCTATAGCTGAGCGTACCCCGTTTAGTTCTAGCAGCTCAAGCAAGCACAGTTCACCAAGTGGGACTGTCGCCGCCAGGGTGAGTCCTTTTAATTACAACCCAAGCCcaaggaaaagcagcacagatggcACTTCCGCCCGACCGTCTCAGATCCCGACGCCAGTGAGTAACAACACAAAGAAACGCGACTCAAAACCCGACAGCACGGAACCCAGTGGGACTCAAAGTCCGAAACGTCATTCCGGGTCTTACCTTGTGACATCTGTGTGA